The Trueperaceae bacterium region AGGACCGCGAAGATCTGCTCGAGGTACTGGTGCGACAGCCCCTCCCTCTCCGCGACGCGCTTGAGGCTGGTCGGACGCTCGCCCCCGAGCCCGATCTCGATCAGGGCCCGCATGCCGTACTGCGCCTTCGTGGATACCCACATGGGCGTAGGGTACCGCGCCGAGGCCCGCACGGCAAACCGTGACGAACGTCCCCGACCGCCGGACCGGGCCCGGAGCTCCGTCCCGGGCCCCACCCTGGGTCCCCTCAGCCCTGTCCGAGGGTCGCGAGGAACGCCTCGTTCGTGTCGGTCCGCGAGAGGCGCGACAACAGCATCTCCATCGCTTCGGCGGGATCCATGTCGCTGATGACCTTGCGGAGCAACCACATCTTGGCGAGGACCGCCTCGTCGAGGAGCAGGTCCTCGCGGCGCGTCCCGGACTTGAGGATGTCGATCGCCGGGAAGATGCGGCGTTCCTCGAGGCGGCGCGCGAGGTGCAGCTCCATGTTGCCCGTCCCCTTGAACTCCTCGAAGATCACGTCGTCCATGCGCGAACCGGTCTCGACGAGCGCGGTCGCGAGGATCGACAGGCTGCCGCCCCCGCGGATGTTGCGGGCCGCCCCGAGGAAGCGTTTCGGCCAGTGCAGCGCGCTGCTGTCGAGACCGCCGGACAACGTCCGGCCGGTGGGCGGCGTCACGAGGTTGTTCGCGCGCGCCAGGCGGGTGATGGAGTCCAGCAGGATCATCACGTGCCCGCCGTCCTCGACGATGCGGCGGGAGCGTTCGTGGACGAACTCCGCGACGCGGATGTGGTTCGCCGGCGGCTCGTCGAACGTCGAGGCGACCACCTCCACGCCCTCGACCGACTCGCGGAAGTCGGTGACCTCCTCGGGGCGCTCGTCGACGAGCAGCACGATCAACGTCACGTCCGGCTCGTTCACCGCGACGCTGTGCGCGATCGCCTTGAGGAGCGTCGTCTTCCCCGCCTTGGGCGGAGCGACGATCAACCCGCGCTGCCCCCGCCCGATGGGCGCGAGCAGGTCGATGACGCGCGACGACAACGCGTCGGGCGTCGTTTCGAGCGCGATGCGCTGCTCGGGGAAGGTCGGGACCAGGTCGTCGAAGCGGGGGCGCTTCGACGCCTGGAACGGATCGACGCCGTTGACCGCCTCGACCCGCACGAGGCTTCCGTAGCGTTCGTTGTTGCGCGGCGCGCGCGCCTTGCCGAGCACCCAGTCGCCGGTGCGGAGCTTGAACTGCTTGATGAGGCCGGCGGAGACGATGACCTTCCGGCTTCCGGACTGCAGCATCGACGCCTGCAGGAAGCCGTAGCCGTCGCTGGAGATCTCGAGGTAGCCCTGCACGAGCTTCAGGCCCTCGGTCTCCGCGTACCGCTCGAGCACCGCGAGCACGAGGTCGTCCTTCTCCATGTCGCGGTACGCCTCGAGCCCGACCTCCTTCGCCATCAGGTGCAGCTCGGGAAGGATCTTGGCCTGCAGGTCGCGGAACGTCACCTTCGGTGCGTTGCCGCCCCCGCCCCCACCCCCGCGGGAGCGGCGGCCGCGCCGCTTGCCGCGCTTCTCGCCACCGCGGCCGTCGCCGCCCTCGGAGCCCGCGTCGGTCTCCCCGTCGGCGTCCCCGCCGGCCTCCGGGGCGTCGTTCCCCCCGCCTTGGGGTTCGTGCGCGGCGTCGTCCGCGGGTCGCTCCGCGTCGGACGGACCGTCGTTCGCGTCGTCGTCGTCGGCGGGCGCCTTCTTCTTCGGGGCCGCCTTCGCCTTGGGGGCGGCCTTCTTCGTCGTCCGTTTCTTCGTGGGCGTCGCGGCGCCGTCGTCGGACGCCGCGCCGCCGTCGCCCGTCGCGGGGACGCCGTCCTGGGGGTCGGCCGCCGTGTCGGCGTCGGGCTCGGTCTTCTTGCTGCGTGGGCT contains the following coding sequences:
- the rho gene encoding transcription termination factor Rho; its protein translation is MTFRDLQAKILPELHLMAKEVGLEAYRDMEKDDLVLAVLERYAETEGLKLVQGYLEISSDGYGFLQASMLQSGSRKVIVSAGLIKQFKLRTGDWVLGKARAPRNNERYGSLVRVEAVNGVDPFQASKRPRFDDLVPTFPEQRIALETTPDALSSRVIDLLAPIGRGQRGLIVAPPKAGKTTLLKAIAHSVAVNEPDVTLIVLLVDERPEEVTDFRESVEGVEVVASTFDEPPANHIRVAEFVHERSRRIVEDGGHVMILLDSITRLARANNLVTPPTGRTLSGGLDSSALHWPKRFLGAARNIRGGGSLSILATALVETGSRMDDVIFEEFKGTGNMELHLARRLEERRIFPAIDILKSGTRREDLLLDEAVLAKMWLLRKVISDMDPAEAMEMLLSRLSRTDTNEAFLATLGQG